The proteins below are encoded in one region of Cyclopterus lumpus isolate fCycLum1 chromosome 8, fCycLum1.pri, whole genome shotgun sequence:
- the tlcd4b gene encoding TLC domain-containing protein 4-B: METRELTVLAGSFVGFQLLFSVVSPRLSIVITPGYGRLPATKLTEWNSRLVSTVHALIVGLFCLYILWFDDVVNADPVWGDPSLVKLNVAITCGYLLYDLVLLACNWSTMGDGFFVCHHLAALYAYGYVLTRGVLPYFANFRLISELSTPFVNQRWFFESLKYPRSHRLVVLNGVAMAAAFFLVRTAVMPSYWFSVFATFGTEAFDRLGLGAQVAWISSCIALDILNTIWMYKIARGCYKVLTGRGGRKPKDTVEMEASSEGKRVNNHAD, encoded by the exons ATGGAGACGAGAGAGTTGACCGTGTTAGCTGGCAGCTTCGTGGGTTTCCAGCTTCTCTTCTCGGTGGTCAGCCCACGTCTCTCCATTGTCATCACACCGGGTTACGGACGGCTGCCCGCCACTAAGCTCACGGAGTGGAACTCCAG GTTGGTGTCGACTGTGCACGCTCTGATTGTGGGGTTGTTCTGTCTGTACATCCTGTGGTTCGATGACGTCGTCAACGCCGATCCCGTCTG GGGTGACCCCAGTCTCGTCAAACTAAACGTGGCCATAACCTGTGGTTACCTCCTTTACG aCCTCGTGCTGCTGGCCTGTAACTGGAGCACTATGGGGGACGGCTTTTTTGTCTGTCACCACTTGGCGGCGCTCTATGCATATGGATACGTGCTG ACGCGAGGCGTGCTTCCCTACTTCGCCAATTTCCGCCTCATTTCAGAGTTGTCCACGCCGTTTGTGAACCAAAG GTGGTTCTTCGAGTCGTTAAAGTACCCGCGCTCGCACCGCCTGGTGGTGCTCAACGGCGTCGCCATGGCAGCGGCGTTCTTCCTGGTGCGCACCGCCGTCATGCCGTCGTACTGGTTCAGCGTCTTCGCCACCTTTGGCACCGAGGCGTTCGATAGGCTGGGCCTGGGCGCCCAGGTGGCCTGGATCTCCTCCTGCATCGCCCTGGACATCTTGAACACTATCTGGATGTACAAGATCGCCCGCGGCTGCTACAAGGTGCTGACTGGGCGAGGCGGGCGAAAGCCCAAGGACACCGTGGAGATGGAGGCCTCGTCGGAGGGGAAGCGCGTCAACAACCACGCGGACTAA